In the Candidatus Paceibacterota bacterium genome, one interval contains:
- a CDS encoding tetratricopeptide repeat protein: MAGGNRHFQPALVCALLVGVTFVVYWPVTQHGFINLDDPDYVTRNAHVRRGVTPAGMLWAFTTDHAANWHPLTWLSHMLDVQLFGLKPGPHHLVSLGIHAANALLLFLLLKGMTGALWRSALVAALFALHPLHVESVAWVSERKDVLSTFFGLLAVWTYAAYARKCGVHPAAVSPARGETPNSKTTGVPATHHAPRTTSSPILQPAVSSLQPPAWPYYLLSLLSFALSLMSKPMLVTLPFLLLLFDHWPLNRLQLNTQQATRDTPPASTLLLRLVLEKLPYFALSAFSCTVTLIAQRRGGAVGSSEEFPMLERISNAVMAYLSYLGKTFWPHSLTMFYPYRQDWSTGAVLSAGLLLLALSVVALISVRRRPFCAVGWFGFLGTLVPTIGLVQAGTQAMADRYGYLPLVGLFCAVVWGASELLHRWRGRQAILAVLGSIALLACLTATLRQLSHWRSTEALCRHALRVTSGNFLAHSMLGSGLLTQGRHDEARAELATALQIHPDALPALVDMGRLLVKTGKDEEAAAFFERTLAQNPQTSPAHYLLAGILARKGESNDATRHFEAAIAIDPDCLDTRNDLAAHLIACGKPDVGLTHGLAALRLDPNSPMGHFNAAKALTLLGKPAQAVAHYQAATAVSPDFWEAHLNCAQVLQDLGQHDTAETHLRKVLRLRPDCIEAHRVLAALYSVQNRPREQAREYAELLRLNPEWPEVQNNLAWLLATHSDPQVRNGAQAVPLAERACRLTRGTNLSMLSTLAAAYAEAGRVADAVSTQQKVCDLAIAQGHTAQAESLRQRLEVYRSGHAYHRP, from the coding sequence ATGGCGGGCGGAAACCGACATTTCCAACCGGCTCTTGTCTGCGCTTTGCTGGTTGGCGTGACTTTCGTGGTCTACTGGCCGGTGACACAGCACGGGTTCATCAACTTGGACGATCCGGACTATGTCACCCGGAATGCTCACGTTCGTCGCGGGGTGACGCCGGCAGGCATGCTCTGGGCTTTCACAACGGACCATGCCGCCAACTGGCATCCGCTCACCTGGCTCTCCCACATGCTTGACGTGCAGCTTTTCGGACTAAAACCCGGGCCGCACCACCTCGTCAGCCTTGGCATTCACGCCGCCAACGCGCTCTTGCTCTTCCTGTTGCTCAAGGGAATGACCGGAGCATTGTGGCGCAGCGCGCTTGTGGCCGCCCTCTTCGCCCTCCACCCCCTCCATGTCGAATCCGTCGCCTGGGTGTCCGAACGCAAAGATGTCCTGAGCACCTTCTTCGGTCTGCTGGCAGTCTGGACGTATGCCGCCTACGCCCGGAAGTGCGGGGTCCACCCCGCCGCAGTGTCGCCAGCACGCGGCGAGACTCCCAATTCCAAAACCACGGGAGTCCCGGCCACGCACCACGCACCACGCACCACCTCATCCCCTATCCTCCAGCCTGCAGTCTCCAGCCTCCAGCCTCCAGCCTGGCCTTACTACCTTCTCTCCCTCCTCTCATTCGCCCTGAGCCTGATGAGCAAGCCGATGCTCGTAACACTCCCCTTCCTTCTGCTATTGTTCGATCACTGGCCTCTCAACCGCCTCCAACTCAACACCCAACAAGCAACACGCGACACTCCTCCTGCCTCCACTCTATTACTGCGCTTGGTTCTTGAGAAACTGCCCTACTTCGCACTGTCGGCATTCTCGTGCACCGTCACCCTCATCGCCCAGCGCCGGGGAGGCGCGGTTGGCTCTTCGGAGGAGTTTCCAATGCTTGAACGCATCAGCAACGCGGTGATGGCGTATCTCTCCTACCTGGGCAAGACATTCTGGCCCCACTCCCTGACCATGTTCTATCCCTATCGCCAGGACTGGAGCACTGGCGCAGTACTGTCGGCAGGCCTGCTCTTGTTAGCATTGTCGGTAGTGGCGCTGATATCAGTCCGCCGACGGCCCTTTTGCGCTGTAGGCTGGTTTGGGTTTCTGGGAACATTGGTGCCGACAATTGGATTGGTCCAGGCCGGCACTCAAGCTATGGCAGACCGTTACGGTTACCTTCCGCTGGTAGGGCTGTTTTGCGCCGTTGTCTGGGGGGCATCCGAACTCCTACATCGGTGGCGCGGTCGGCAAGCCATTCTTGCTGTGCTGGGTTCAATCGCTCTCCTCGCCTGCCTCACGGCAACCCTGCGCCAACTCAGCCATTGGCGCAGTACCGAAGCGCTTTGCCGGCATGCGCTGCGAGTCACCTCCGGGAATTTCCTGGCCCACAGCATGCTTGGTTCTGGCCTGTTGACTCAAGGCAGGCACGACGAGGCCAGAGCCGAGCTTGCCACCGCTCTGCAAATCCACCCGGATGCCCTCCCGGCGCTCGTAGACATGGGCAGGCTTCTCGTGAAGACCGGAAAAGACGAAGAAGCAGCCGCCTTCTTCGAGCGAACCCTCGCGCAGAATCCGCAAACCTCGCCCGCTCATTATCTGCTCGCCGGGATTCTGGCCAGAAAGGGCGAATCGAATGACGCCACGAGGCACTTCGAGGCAGCTATTGCCATCGATCCCGACTGCCTGGACACCCGGAATGACTTGGCAGCGCATCTCATCGCTTGCGGTAAACCGGATGTGGGATTGACGCACGGTCTGGCGGCTCTCCGCCTCGATCCGAATTCGCCCATGGGGCATTTTAATGCAGCCAAAGCCCTGACACTTCTGGGCAAGCCGGCACAAGCAGTCGCCCACTATCAGGCCGCTACCGCCGTCAGCCCGGATTTCTGGGAGGCACATCTGAACTGCGCACAGGTCCTTCAAGACCTGGGGCAGCACGACACAGCGGAAACGCACCTTCGCAAAGTCCTGCGTTTAAGGCCTGACTGCATCGAAGCCCATCGTGTATTGGCGGCGCTGTATTCCGTTCAAAACCGCCCCCGCGAGCAGGCCCGGGAGTATGCGGAACTCCTGCGTTTGAATCCGGAATGGCCGGAAGTGCAAAACAACCTGGCTTGGCTCCTCGCGACCCACTCTGATCCGCAGGTGCGCAACGGCGCTCAGGCCGTTCCCCTCGCGGAGCGCGCCTGCCGGTTGACGCGGGGCACCAATTTATCGATGCTATCCACGCTGGCGGCCGCTTATGCCGAGGCTGGAAGAGTTGCCGATGCGGTGAGCACGCAACAAAAAGTCTGTGACCTCGCGATCGCTCAAGGCCATACCGCTCAGGCCGAGTCGCTCCGCCAGCGGCTTGAAGTGTATCGTTCTGGACATGCGTACCACCGTCCGTAA
- a CDS encoding SGNH/GDSL hydrolase family protein: MNVTEHWGDNLIYAIFLSLPLLSGGLLLCQVRSWVRAGRPRKGPVVILGNLTLLVFLSALTLAVAETWHRFGVDTTDSFGRTRINMRWFERHWRLNQMGYRDSVTAYLLQRPPGKRRLSFLGDSFTAGHGVAEVEDRFANLIRNRGGDEVHVWADLGYDTGHAIELVQSLITNSYQFDRVILVYTLNDIGDLSPEWRAMAEAIRSAPPPPFLVRHSFFLDTWYYRLQGRLNPDISNYCQSMLQYYDGPLWAQQEQRLQTLRQLVETHGGQFLVVTFPFLQHLGPAYEFRSVHARLGACWHALGVPHLDLLPLYDAHRGERLTVNGHDAHPNERAHALAADAIKEFIERNSRQ; encoded by the coding sequence ATGAATGTCACCGAACATTGGGGAGATAACCTGATCTACGCGATATTCCTGTCGCTGCCGCTGTTAAGCGGAGGGTTGCTGCTTTGCCAGGTGCGTTCTTGGGTGCGCGCTGGACGTCCGAGGAAGGGGCCCGTGGTGATCCTGGGCAACTTGACATTGCTGGTTTTCCTGTCGGCACTCACTCTTGCCGTTGCGGAAACCTGGCACCGGTTCGGGGTGGATACAACGGACTCGTTTGGTCGCACCCGGATTAACATGCGGTGGTTCGAACGGCACTGGAGGTTGAATCAGATGGGATACCGTGACAGCGTGACGGCCTACCTCCTCCAGCGTCCGCCGGGCAAAAGGCGGCTCAGTTTCCTGGGCGATTCCTTCACTGCTGGCCATGGGGTGGCTGAGGTTGAGGATCGTTTCGCCAACCTGATTCGTAACCGGGGTGGCGACGAGGTCCACGTTTGGGCCGACCTGGGCTACGACACGGGCCACGCAATCGAACTGGTCCAGAGTCTCATCACCAACAGTTACCAATTTGACCGGGTGATACTGGTGTACACTTTGAATGACATAGGCGATCTTTCACCGGAGTGGAGAGCAATGGCCGAGGCGATTCGTTCCGCGCCGCCGCCACCATTCCTGGTCAGGCACAGCTTTTTCCTGGACACGTGGTATTATCGGCTCCAGGGGCGGCTCAATCCCGACATTTCCAACTACTGCCAGTCTATGCTTCAGTATTACGATGGTCCGCTTTGGGCGCAGCAAGAGCAGCGGCTCCAGACTTTGCGCCAACTGGTGGAAACCCACGGCGGGCAGTTTTTGGTGGTGACCTTTCCATTCCTCCAACATCTGGGGCCGGCGTATGAGTTCCGCTCCGTCCACGCCCGGCTGGGAGCCTGCTGGCACGCGCTCGGAGTGCCGCACCTCGACCTCCTGCCCCTTTACGATGCGCACCGCGGCGAGAGATTGACCGTTAACGGTCATGACGCTCATCCGAATGAGCGCGCCCACGCTTTGGCGGCTGATGCCATCAAGGAATTCATTGAGCGGAACAGCCGGCAGTAG
- a CDS encoding transcription termination/antitermination NusG family protein has product MTELRWFVAHTKPRREKKLVEHCRRQSIAATLPCYDSAHKYRGKTVVFQKPLFPGYVFLQLEPQKKDSVRQNDHVANLLEVFDQETFQRQLQDILQALDAKVGVRLAPAIGEGMRVRIKTGPLQGIEGWVEQRYGMTTVLLRLDFINQAAAVKIDADSLEPI; this is encoded by the coding sequence ATGACGGAACTCCGGTGGTTCGTGGCGCATACCAAGCCCAGAAGAGAGAAGAAGCTGGTGGAGCATTGCCGGCGGCAGTCTATTGCCGCCACCTTGCCTTGCTACGATTCGGCGCACAAGTATCGGGGCAAGACCGTTGTGTTCCAGAAGCCGCTTTTCCCCGGTTACGTCTTTCTGCAGCTGGAGCCGCAGAAGAAGGACTCGGTGCGTCAGAACGATCACGTGGCCAACCTGCTCGAGGTTTTCGACCAGGAGACCTTTCAACGGCAGTTGCAGGACATTCTGCAGGCCCTGGACGCGAAGGTCGGCGTGCGGCTGGCGCCCGCCATCGGCGAGGGCATGCGCGTGCGCATCAAGACCGGTCCGCTGCAAGGCATCGAGGGCTGGGTCGAGCAACGCTATGGCATGACCACTGTGCTGTTGCGACTGGACTTCATCAACCAGGCGGCTGCTGTCAAGATTGATGCGGACTCGCTCGAGCCGATTTGA
- the dnaB gene encoding replicative DNA helicase, with the protein MIDSVSDSAGAAPDLKRAPRRKLPVVQAARVDRLPPHAPEAEQGVLGCVLLSPNECMGECIEKFKHGAEVFYDLRHQTIFTTLVEMYDSREAIDVITLQQRLKNKQRLEEVGGIPYLASLPDTVPSSANLSYYLDIVQEKFLLRKMIHTCTEVVGRVYDYEGDVDALMDEVERDILRISESRVQSQTTTIKDLVKKAIGTIEDFHQRQGVLTGVATGFVDLDKMTNGLHGGEMVVIAARPSMGKTSLAMNIAEHAAIEQRLPVGVFSLEMTSDSLVLRMLCSRSRVNLRNVREGFLAERDFPKLTGSAGKLANAPLFIDDSSALSILQLRAKARRMAQQHGIKLFVVDYLQLLHSTSRRAENRQQEIADISSGIKSLAKELNVPVIVLSQLNREIEREKGRPPRLSDLRESGAIEQDADVVGLLYRPKADDDEDGSAGVADEDAIPMNLLLAKQRNGPTGDVNLTFLKSYTRFESAAKVGDEDVPN; encoded by the coding sequence ATGATTGACTCGGTCTCAGACAGCGCCGGCGCGGCGCCGGATTTGAAACGCGCTCCACGACGGAAGCTGCCGGTCGTCCAGGCCGCGAGGGTGGATCGGTTGCCGCCGCACGCGCCCGAAGCCGAGCAGGGCGTCCTGGGCTGCGTACTGCTCTCGCCCAACGAATGCATGGGCGAGTGCATCGAGAAATTCAAGCACGGCGCCGAAGTCTTCTACGACCTGCGCCACCAGACTATTTTTACCACGCTGGTGGAGATGTACGACAGCCGTGAAGCGATAGATGTCATTACTCTCCAACAGCGGCTCAAGAACAAGCAGCGGCTCGAGGAAGTCGGCGGCATCCCGTATCTGGCCTCTCTGCCCGACACGGTGCCTTCGTCGGCCAACCTGAGTTACTACCTGGACATTGTGCAGGAGAAGTTTCTGCTGCGGAAGATGATCCATACCTGCACGGAGGTCGTCGGGCGGGTCTATGACTATGAAGGGGACGTGGACGCGCTGATGGATGAGGTGGAGCGCGACATCCTGCGCATCAGTGAATCGCGGGTGCAGAGCCAGACCACGACGATCAAGGACCTGGTGAAGAAGGCGATCGGCACCATTGAGGATTTTCACCAGCGCCAGGGGGTCCTCACCGGGGTGGCCACGGGTTTTGTGGACCTGGACAAGATGACCAACGGGTTGCACGGCGGGGAGATGGTGGTGATTGCCGCGCGTCCGAGCATGGGCAAGACGTCGCTGGCGATGAACATCGCCGAGCATGCCGCCATCGAGCAGCGGTTGCCGGTCGGCGTGTTCAGCCTGGAGATGACCTCCGATTCGCTCGTGCTGCGCATGCTGTGCTCGCGCTCGCGGGTGAACCTGCGCAACGTGCGCGAGGGGTTTCTGGCCGAACGCGACTTCCCCAAGCTCACCGGCTCGGCCGGCAAGCTGGCCAACGCTCCGCTGTTCATTGACGACTCTTCCGCCCTATCGATCCTCCAGCTCCGCGCCAAGGCGCGCCGGATGGCCCAGCAGCACGGCATCAAGCTTTTCGTGGTTGACTACCTGCAGTTGCTCCACTCTACTTCGCGCCGTGCGGAAAACCGGCAGCAGGAGATCGCCGATATTTCCAGCGGCATCAAGTCCCTGGCCAAGGAATTGAATGTGCCGGTTATCGTGCTGAGCCAATTGAACCGGGAGATTGAGCGGGAGAAAGGCCGCCCGCCGCGGCTGTCGGACCTGCGGGAATCGGGCGCGATTGAGCAGGACGCCGATGTGGTGGGGTTGCTGTACCGGCCCAAGGCCGACGACGACGAAGACGGGTCCGCCGGCGTGGCAGATGAAGACGCGATTCCGATGAACCTGCTGCTCGCCAAGCAGCGCAATGGCCCGACTGGCGATGTGAATTTGACGTTCCTTAAATCCTATACACGGTTCGAGAGCGCCGCCAAAGTGGGTGACGAAGATGTGCCAAACTAA
- the bamA gene encoding outer membrane protein assembly factor BamA, with the protein MRLRLCYCGLLLLLLAWVPAGWAQYAGPKVVRIEIQHQGPPATSDELVRSNLRLKPGEPYLPAAVDDDVRNLYATGFFYNIQVAAEETQDGIVLIYKVQGKPSLIDIRFQGNTKFKSKKLLKKITSKVGDPLDEQKLFTDAQELQKLYQKKGYPRTTAKYILNIDEQAGRGTATFQIAESPKVKILEVDFIGAKAFPVKKLRRVIKTRKRWMFSWLTGSGYFKEDKYEADREKLTQFYRDKGYIDFEIKDVQFVNPTPRTMVIRFVIYEGTQYKVGSVKFAGNKLFSTPELVAGLQSLHERNRGTGSVGPNGLPMDAGDIFTPGGLAKDIEAVEDFYGTKGYIDVRSSSENLRVRKVPNTETGTMDLEFLVEEGQKSYIEKIEIKGNSRTKDKVIRRELAVSPGELFDMVRVKRSRVRLEGLDYFERVEMQPETTDLPNRKNLVVDVEEKQTGYASLGAGFSSVDSLVGIVEFNEGNFQCPWFRGGGQKLRLVATVGFERQDYEVIFTEPWFLGRKLTFTADFFYRTYSFLSPEDLYDLRRGGGRVSLERALGSDFLRGGVTMTLEDVDIDLTSEAVLPYTDPGPPPVLMPGNVPPDIRDETGGHVLARFGASLAYDTRNSVRLPDKGQRTSIEGEIVTLDEQFYRLELKSGWYFKGLAKGHVLELVGRTGVMQALDSSDDVPFFERHYLGGPWSLRGFDFREVSPRQPGYKEPVGGDTFWFGSAEYSIPIFEKEGGVGVRIALFYDIGSVGSSPYNFNVDNYSDNWGIGLRLNLPRPFGPMRLDYGIPITHDEYNNGSGEFHFSAGWTRQF; encoded by the coding sequence ATGCGACTGCGGCTTTGCTATTGCGGGCTGCTGCTGCTCCTGCTGGCATGGGTGCCGGCCGGCTGGGCGCAGTACGCTGGTCCCAAGGTCGTGCGGATTGAGATCCAGCACCAGGGCCCGCCGGCGACCAGCGATGAATTGGTCCGCTCCAATCTCCGTCTCAAGCCGGGTGAGCCCTACCTCCCGGCCGCCGTGGACGATGACGTGCGCAACCTGTATGCGACCGGCTTCTTCTACAACATCCAGGTGGCGGCTGAAGAAACCCAGGATGGGATAGTGCTGATTTACAAGGTCCAGGGCAAACCCAGCCTGATCGACATCAGGTTTCAAGGGAACACCAAGTTCAAGAGCAAGAAGTTGCTGAAGAAAATAACGTCAAAGGTGGGAGACCCGCTGGATGAGCAGAAGCTCTTTACTGATGCGCAGGAGCTCCAGAAGCTGTATCAGAAGAAGGGTTATCCGCGAACGACGGCTAAGTACATCCTCAACATTGACGAGCAGGCGGGCCGGGGGACGGCCACGTTTCAGATCGCGGAGAGCCCCAAGGTGAAGATTCTCGAGGTGGATTTCATCGGCGCCAAGGCGTTTCCGGTCAAAAAGCTCCGCCGGGTTATCAAGACCCGGAAGCGCTGGATGTTTTCCTGGCTCACGGGCAGCGGTTATTTCAAGGAAGACAAGTACGAAGCGGATAGAGAAAAGCTGACGCAGTTCTACCGCGACAAAGGCTACATTGACTTCGAGATCAAAGACGTGCAGTTCGTCAATCCGACGCCGCGGACGATGGTGATCCGCTTCGTCATATACGAAGGAACGCAGTACAAGGTCGGCTCGGTCAAGTTTGCCGGGAACAAGTTGTTCAGCACGCCGGAGCTGGTGGCCGGGCTGCAGTCGCTGCACGAGCGCAACCGCGGCACGGGCAGCGTCGGGCCAAACGGCCTGCCCATGGACGCGGGCGACATCTTCACTCCCGGGGGCCTGGCCAAGGATATTGAGGCCGTGGAGGATTTTTATGGCACGAAGGGCTACATTGATGTCAGGAGCAGCTCGGAAAATTTGAGGGTGCGCAAGGTTCCGAATACCGAGACGGGCACGATGGACCTCGAGTTTCTAGTCGAGGAAGGTCAGAAGTCTTACATCGAGAAGATCGAAATCAAGGGCAACTCCAGGACCAAGGACAAAGTCATTCGCCGTGAATTGGCCGTGTCGCCCGGCGAACTGTTCGACATGGTGCGCGTCAAACGCAGCAGAGTCCGCCTGGAGGGGCTGGACTATTTCGAGCGGGTGGAAATGCAGCCGGAAACGACGGATTTGCCCAACCGCAAGAACCTCGTGGTGGACGTGGAAGAGAAACAGACTGGCTATGCGTCGCTGGGAGCCGGATTCAGCAGCGTGGACTCGCTGGTTGGCATTGTGGAATTCAACGAGGGCAACTTTCAGTGCCCCTGGTTCCGCGGCGGCGGCCAGAAGCTCCGCCTGGTGGCGACCGTTGGATTCGAGCGGCAGGACTATGAGGTCATCTTCACCGAACCCTGGTTTCTCGGGCGCAAGCTGACTTTCACCGCGGATTTCTTCTACCGCACCTACTCCTTCTTGAGCCCGGAGGACCTGTATGATCTGCGTCGCGGCGGAGGCAGGGTCAGCCTGGAGCGCGCTTTGGGGAGCGACTTTCTTCGCGGAGGGGTCACCATGACTCTTGAAGACGTGGATATTGACCTGACCAGCGAAGCGGTATTGCCCTACACCGATCCGGGCCCGCCCCCCGTACTCATGCCGGGGAACGTGCCGCCCGACATCCGCGACGAAACCGGCGGCCACGTGCTGGCGCGTTTCGGCGCATCGCTGGCCTACGATACCCGGAACAGTGTCCGTTTGCCTGACAAGGGCCAGCGGACCTCCATCGAGGGTGAGATCGTGACGCTCGACGAGCAATTCTATCGGCTGGAGCTGAAGAGCGGATGGTATTTCAAGGGGCTGGCCAAAGGCCATGTGTTGGAGCTGGTTGGACGCACCGGGGTGATGCAGGCGTTGGACTCTTCCGACGACGTGCCGTTCTTCGAGCGTCATTACCTGGGCGGGCCGTGGTCCCTGCGCGGCTTCGACTTCCGTGAAGTCAGCCCGCGGCAGCCGGGCTACAAGGAACCTGTCGGCGGTGACACCTTCTGGTTTGGCTCAGCGGAATACAGCATCCCAATTTTCGAAAAGGAGGGTGGCGTCGGGGTGCGGATCGCGCTCTTCTATGACATTGGCAGCGTAGGGAGCAGCCCGTACAACTTCAACGTGGATAATTATAGCGATAACTGGGGTATTGGCCTGCGCCTCAACCTCCCGCGCCCCTTTGGCCCCATGCGACTCGATTATGGCATTCCCATCACTCACGACGAGTACAACAACGGGTCTGGCGAGTTCCACTTTAGCGCGGGTTGGACGCGACAATTCTAA
- a CDS encoding NADH-quinone oxidoreductase subunit A, which yields MAQSQLVEYLPVLMLGVLAVVFSFGMLVMSVVVGQRGKRTSVKDTPYECGMVPVGEGGTRLSVKFYLVAMLFILFDIEVVFLYPWAVIYRDMLKDSAGMILGAMVSFLGVLLVGYLYAVKKRAFDWKN from the coding sequence ATGGCACAATCACAACTGGTGGAGTATCTCCCGGTGCTGATGCTCGGGGTGCTGGCGGTGGTGTTTTCGTTTGGCATGTTGGTGATGTCGGTGGTCGTGGGCCAGCGCGGAAAACGCACTTCCGTCAAGGACACTCCCTACGAATGCGGCATGGTGCCGGTGGGCGAAGGCGGCACGCGGCTTTCGGTCAAGTTCTACCTCGTGGCGATGCTGTTCATCCTGTTCGATATCGAGGTGGTCTTTCTGTATCCCTGGGCGGTGATCTACCGGGATATGCTCAAGGATAGCGCCGGGATGATCCTCGGGGCGATGGTGTCCTTCCTGGGCGTGCTGTTAGTCGGCTACCTCTACGCCGTTAAGAAGCGGGCGTTCGACTGGAAGAATTAA